AGCTCCCTGGGACAGTCTGTCCTCCCAACCCCTGCAGGTCCTGTCAGCCCCCAGAGCCCTGAGCATCCCTCACACCCCTGgctttctgtttccctctctggcctcagggacatccttctcctcccactccagcTCCCCAGAGCCATCTGCCAGGCAGCCACCCACAAGGAACTCGAAGCCATCTCCCATCTGGGCATTGGTAAGGGCTCTTCTGCTACCCATTGCACAGATGGACAAGCTGAGgccaagaaggaaagggaaggcatACGGGCACATGGCACCCTCCCCAAACCTCCCTGAGGCCCCAATTGGTTTCCCTAGAGTTCTGGAGCTCCTCCCTCAACACCAAGGCTCAGCCGGGCCCATCTGAAGGCCAGCTGCTGCCCCGGCTGAAGCCCCGGTCCCCGCAAGAGCTGGACCAGGGCACAGGAGCCGCCCTGTGCTTCTTCAATCCCCTGTTCCCAGGGGACCTGGGCCCCACCAAGCGGGAGAAATTCAAGAGGAGCTTCAAAGTGCGTGTGTCCACGGAGACCTCCAGTCCTCTGTCACCACCTGCCGTGCCACCTCCCCCAGTCCCCGTGCTGCCAGGTGCAGCCCCCAACCAGACAGAAAGCTTACCCCCTCGCCAGCTTCTGCGAAGGGAGAGCTCAGTGGGGTACCGTGTGCCAGGGGGCGCCAGGCCCAGCCTcccccccctgccctccctccaggaGGTAGACTGCGGCTCCCCCAGCAGCTCGGAAGAGGAGGGGGTGCCGGGTTCCCGGGGAAGCCCAGCGACCTCCCCCTGCCTGGGCCGCCGGCGGCCCCTGCTTCGGTCCATGAGCgctgccttctgctccctgctGGCACCCGAGCGGAAGGTGGGCCGGGCAGCCTCGGCGCTGACGCAGGACCGACACACGGCTGTGGGCCAGCTGGTGCAGGACCTACTGACCCAGGTGCGGGCTGGCCCTGAGCCCCGGGAGCTGCAGGGGGTCCGAGAGGCGCTGAGCCGGGCCCGGGccatgctgagcgcggagctGGGCCCTGAGAAGCTGCTGCCGCCCGAGAGACTGGGTGAGACCCCGGGGCCGGGCTCCACAGGCTCAgctcacctctcccctcccccgttAACTCCAGCTCTTCCcgttccctgcctctctcccgcTCTTCTCCCGTCTCCCCGAGATTCCTCCTCCTCTtcgtccctctctctccctgactaCACCCCCGTCCCGGGGGCCCCTACTCACGCCCCTGACCCTGCCCGCCTCTCCTCCGCAGAACACATCTTGGAGAAGTCGCTGCATCGCTCCGTGCTCAAGCCTCTCCGGCCTATCCTGGCGGCCCGCCTGCGGCGCCGGCTTTCCGCCAATGGCTCCCTGGGCCGCCTGGCTGAAGGCCTCCGCCTGGCCCGGGCCCAGGGCCCTGGAGCCTTCGGGTCCCACGTGAGCCTGCCCTCCCCCGTGGAGATGGAGCAGGTGCGCCAGAAGCTGCTGCAGCTGCTCCGGGCCTACTCTCCCAGCGCCCAGGTCAAGCGGCTCCTGCAGGCTTGCAAGCTGCTCTACACAGCCCTGAGGACCCACGCGGGTacgccccctcctgcccccctgcccagTCAGAGGCAGGCCCCCCAGAGATTCCAGAATGGCACAGCAGGAGGGGGGGATGGGTCCAACACTCCCATCTCAGAGATGGTGCAGCCGAAGCCCAGAGACTACAGcatcctctccccagcccctgtctGTGGTTGCCATAGAGACCACATCACCCCAGGCCCAGCAGGTGGAAGGGAGGGTCACTGAGACACGGAGTGGACACCCGACCCTGGGGCCCCAGAGGAGTCTGAAGCTTCCTCCTCTACCACCCCCCAGGGGAGGGCGCAGGGGCGGACGAGTTCCTCCCGCTGCTAAGCCTTGTCCTGGCCCAGTGCGACCTTCCCGAGCTGCTGCTGGAGGCCGAGTACATGTCGGAGCTGCTGGAGCCCAGCCTGCTCacgggagagggtgagggagcgCCTCCACGTGCCACCTCCCTGTCTGTGTGGGACTGGGTGCTGAGGCTGCATGGCCCCCAggaagtggtgggggggtggccaAGTGTCCCCTACCCCCAGCCTGAGCTGCATTCTTCCCCTTGTGTCCCAGGCGGTTACTACCTGACCAGCCTCTCGGCCAGCCTGGCCCTGCTGAGTGGCCTGGACCAGGCCCACACCCTCCCCCTGAGCCCCTCACAGGAACTACAGCGCTCCCTCAGCCTCTGGGAGCAGCGCCGCCTGCCCGCCACCCACAGCTCCCAGGTAACAGGGCCTCCACGCCAGCCACCCTGAACCGCCCGGCCCCTGGGGCGCGGTGGGGGTGGCGGGGTTCTGGCACCATCCTGCACGGTCCCCTCCTTTTCCTAGTGAGACCTAGCAGGGGAGAGGCCACTCCTACATCACCCTGTCACAGAAGCAGCATCCTGTGTGGACGTCCAGGCCTAGCTTTTCTCGAGAGGGATCCATGTGCTCTAGGGGCTCAGCCCTGCAGCTTGTTAGAAACTCAAATTAGGACcgttattaccccattttacagatgaggaaacggagacaTGACATGGAGGGGGAAAGGGACACGGGTGGCAAGCTCAAGCCCCAAATCCTGGCTTCTGGCCCCCAACTggggctctgccctcccctgGAGTGAGGCTCCCAGCCCGtgctcccctcaccctcctctccaTCCACTCAAGGGACCCTTCCTAGCCTTGGTTAAGAGTTTAGACCCTGTAGCCAGATGCCGgctttaaatcctggctctgctactttcTATTTCCAGGAGCTTGGGCAAGTCAcgtaacctctttgtgcctcgatatcctcatctataaaatgaggcaaCAGGACTTATCTCCTGGGGTCGATGTGTGGATGAAATGAGTGAATGCAGGACAAGTGCTTAGGGCACGGGGGAAGGTTCCGAGTAGGGTTGTCAGGCTCCGGAGAGCTGCTGGGGCCACCCTTCCTGCCAGCCTGCGGCTCTGACTCACTAGCCAAGGCAGATCTCACCTTTCCTCAGAGCCCCGCTTGCAGCATCCCTTGTCCAAAAAGCTTTTGTCTCTTGGCTGTACCCCTGGATTTATACCACCACACCCTGTCCCTACAAAGCCTACCCTGGGACCTCAAGCTTTGCAGCCAGATATAGACCAGGCAGGACTGAGCTCTTGCTTTGCTTCTCCTCCTACACAGCACCTCCTCCGAGTAGCCTACCAGGACCCCAGCAGTGGCTGCACCTCCAAGACCCTGGCTGTGCCCCCAGGGGCCTCGATTGCCACCCTGAACCAGCTCTGTGCCACCAAATTCCGAGTGACCCAGCCTGACACATTTGGCCTCTTTCTGTACAAGGAGCAGGGCTACCACCGCCTGCCCCCTGGAGCCCTGGCCCACAGGCTCCCCGCAACTGGCTACCTTGTCTATCGCAGGGCGGAGCGGCCTGAGACCCAGGGGGCCTCACCTGGGGCCTCACCAGAGGACAGCAGCGGGGAGCtagaggcaggaggcagagaggaggagaagaggggcgGGGCAGATGGGGACATCCAGGTCAAAGCCGGTCCTGGGGACAGCAGGGGAGAGTCTGAGACCGTTGCGGAGAGGGCCAGGCgggcccctgctcagccagggggGCCAGAGGCTGAGGGAAGCCGGGCAGCAGAGGAGTAGCAGGAAGTGGTCAGAAGGGTCATTTGGGACAGAAAACTCTGAGCCTGCGGGGAAGGCCTTTCAGAGCCGTCAGCCCCACCCCTCGCAGGCTTCCCCACCCCAGGCCGCTCCTGTGTCTGCCACCACCTCCATCTGACCCTTAGCTCTGTGATCACACCTGCAGGGGTCGTGCGTGCCTGGCCTGGCTGCATCTGGAACACTGGAATCAAGTTGAGGGGCTTTGAGGGACCCCAAACCATGGGCTCAggccctttgcctctctcccttccctccccgctAGAGGCCAGCCAGCCTTCAGTGCTGAGTGTGCCCAGCAGGGGACAGCCCCAACAGGAGCCCAGCCTCTGGCAGCCCCTCCTGGCTGGGGGCTTCAAGGCTCTGAAAGGCTTCACCTGCTCCTGGGTGTTGGGAGGATTCAGGGAGCCAACGACGACTCAGAGCCCAGGCCAGCCCGTAGCCCAGCTGCAGGACTGGCAGCTCCAGACTTAAGTGTCCTGGAAAGAGAGGGTGCAGTTGCCGCCCTGCCTTCTCCCACAAGTCCCCCAGTTTCTCTGCACTGAAGTCTTCTGGACCTCACAAGAGCTTCTCCGGAGGCTGGGCATGGCTTATTACACACTGAGGTTTGGGAAAGAGACTCCTAAGATACCGATCGCACAGCCGGCCATTGCAGGTTTCCCGCCCAAACCAGGTGTCAGACTCCAACTAAGCGCCCTTTATTCTAAACCACCGATAAATTAACCCTAAGGGCCCTTCAGCCCCAAGGCAGGGCCTAGAGCGGGGATCCAACGGAGCGAAGAAAATGCCAACAAGTACCACAAGGGGGTGCGCGTGGCCCAGGAAGTGGCCAGTGGGTAATTCCGAGGGGCGAGGGCGTCTCCAGGGCTGCAGCGCGGCAGGTGGTCAGAGGCCCTGTGCTCTTGCAGCCACCGGGCAACCTGGGGTCAGTGCGGGGGCCAGCACCGCCGGCCCTCAGCTCCCTTGGAGTCGGGGACCTGGGTGAAGCGAACTCCAGGGGTATCACTCCCTGGGAAGGAACTGTCCCCTGATGGAAGGAGGACCCCAGCCAGTCTCTGGGGCACTCCCTCAGGTGCTGAGCACAAAGGGACATCGGCCCACATGTGACACAGACATGACAACTGGAAGGTAGAAATCCTGGACATTGGGATTTCTGACAGTCCAGAGACAGATACCACCAAATTTGGGGGCAGGGCTCCCAAATGTTTCTCTAGGACCACCAGCAGCTCTTACCTCCCCACTTCCACCCCCAACTCTAAGCTTCTTGCTGGTAGGGAGTCTCCCCTTTTGTATGTCTTTCCTCCCTAtctgtccccccccccctccagtgCCTTGCCCAGCACTGGGCACTgcataggcactcaataaatgctgtcCCCTGATTGGAGTTTGATAAATAAGAGTGAAGGGCAGtgagctggggagctgggaggtTAAGTGGGGGCCTGGGTTCTGGGAACCAAACACAGGATGTCTCAAGTTCAGTTCCAGAGGAAAACCTAGAACGGTTGCCAGGGGTGCTCAGAGAACCCCGGATATGGAGCTGGTCTCACGGGAACTGGGACAGGCAGAGGCTTCTGAGCGCCTTCCCTGGGGGCCTCTGCAAGCCCCTCCTAAGCCCTTGCTGTGCTCAGTCCCAGGTCCAGGCTCCGGGAATTTAGCACCCCCAGTAGTGGCTTCTCGGAGCGCTGCTGGGCCCCGCCTGCTACTcagccttttgggttttcttctCAAGACATTGTGCTTGGTCAGGGGCCAAGGCCAGGTAACTCAGCATGATCGAGGGTCACCATCTGGGGGTGGGGACTCTGAGCGGGGCAGGCAATGATAGGCCCATCTAAGTCTGAtctcacccccattttacagatgagcaaacaggcTTGCTCAGGGAAAGCGGCTTAGTACAGGGCAAAGAGCTGGGACACCGGGTTCTGTGGAGCTTCGGGATTCTGCCATCCTCCAAAACAGAAGCGCTCATTTACTCATCCTCTCGGGAATAATCGACTGTGTCCGAATGGACCAAGGACcaagcacccccagccccagccagagGGAAACAGGCGTAATCTGGCAGGAACAGCGCGCCCTGTGCGAGCGTCGGGATTCAGCGCGGCCCCTCCCTCACGCTGCCTCCCACCTTTGGCCTTCTGGAACAGGAAGTCACGCGAGACGTGCCGCGTGACCTCTACCTGTCCTAAGGCCCTCCCGGGGGCCAGACCCAGCAGACACCCCCCAGGCTGGCTTGCCCAGCCGCGCTGCTGCAGAGCCGGACTGCAAGGCCGGCGTTTGGCTCGCAAGCAGCAGCGAGGTCCCTTCCTCGCTTGGAAATGTTGCTCTTATCACCCCCCGAGGCGCCACCGCTCCCTGTGTGAGTTTATggtctgtcttccccactgggCCAGAGCCAAGTCAGCCTGGTTCGCCTCTAAATCTCGGGGGCCTAGAACAATGCGTGGCCCGGAACTGGCACTTAGTAGATGGAGGTGGAATGACTGATTCGGGAAGACGCAGCCTAAACAATTCCTCCGAGTTCCTGGGGCTGGGGCGGCGCATTCTCCATCGCTGCCGCCAGGGGGCGAGCATGCCCGTTCCCAGGCACATGCCAGGCCCCCTTCTTGAGGGAGGCCACCCGGGGACCCCGGGCACTCGGAGGGCCTGCACCCGGCCTGGTGCCAGGGTGGGGAAGCATCCCCGCAGTGGGGCCCTGGGCTCGTCCTGCGAACGGGAGTCCTGCCAACAGAGGTTGGGAAGGGGAGCCGGGAGCCAGGGCCTGTGGAGTGGCCCGGGGAGAGGGGCcccgggaggggtggggagaaaggcagTCATTGAGACCCACACCACCACCCTCACTCACCGTCAACGCAGAGCATTTAACACCGTGCCATGGTCTCGTGACCCATGTTCGCCCCCCTCCAGTTTAACACACAGAAACATCTGGACTCCTGTTTGCACACAGAATTTGTGACATCCTGTAGGCTACGGTCATGTGCGGAACACCTGGGCACCCCCAGCCTTAACAGGAACACTCAGAGTGTTGGGAACACCTGGAGACTGTTGGCCACTCATGCCCTGCGGGATGGGACATGGTGACACACACACGGGCCCCTCCTCTGAGCCGCACCCTGACAGACATCCCCAGATCTGCAAGCTCACAGACGTTCCCTCAACACCCTCCCTGCCTCTCGGGTTCAGAGTGTGACTCGGTGACACACATCCATGGGGACAGGCTGACACACGTGGTGAGTGATACACAGGGATTCGGCGACAGCTACCCGCGTAGCACCGCCAAACCCCCCACTCAGACACGGTACGTGGGCTTGCTTCTCAGGCTGCACACGCATAGGAAgtatacacacgtgcacacgcacacacgcgcgcgcacacacacgtgcacacgcacgtgcacacacgcacgtgcacacgcacacacacatgcgcataCACGCACatactttcatctttttttttttttttaaaggttttatttatttatttgacagagagagacacagcgagagagggaacacaagcaggggaagtgggagagggagaagcaggcctcccgccgagcagggagcccaatgcggggctcgatcccaggaccctgggatcatgacctgagctgaaggcagacgcttaaccatctgagccacccaggcgccccatactttcATACTTCTGATCATGCAGAAGAGGTCCAAGCCCTGATCCCGACTAATCTCACTCCAGCCCGGGCCTATCCATTCCAGTCCGTGGTGGACCCTGGTGGGGGCTGGAAGTTGCTGAGAAGACCCCCGTGGGGGTTGTGGCAACCCCAGTggccaggaaggaggcagaggccgGCAGTACTGGGCGGGGAGGCCTGAGCTCATCAGATTCCAGCCTGAGTGATTCACGGGAAGCGCCTGGGGAGGATCTGGGAGGGTGGGGGTAATGACCCAGGGGCTGGGgctttgggggcctgggtgggctTCCGACTAGAAAGGATCTTGGGTCCGGAGCAAGCCTCTAGTCTGGGAGGGGGCTTCCTGAAGGGTGGCCCAGCCTGAGGGGTGTCTGCTGGGTCCGGCCACTGGGAGGGCCTTAGGACAGGAGCTGAGCCCACAGGATGAGACAATCggcccctcccgccctccccacccGGGGCCTGGGCCCCTGACCCCACGCCTTCCCAGCCCCAACAGCTGGGTGTCTTTAGCAGGGGTTAGGccaagggtggggggcaggggtggggtgaccTTCACGGCCATTTTGGCCCCTTGGGCCCTCAGGCCGGCAGCCGGAGTGGACCCCAGAGGCCCTGAAGGACTGGACCCGGCTGGCCCAGTCAGGGCTCACAGGGTTACAGACCCTCGCTGCCCTGCCAGGAGAGGCCTCTGCCAGAGAGCCGAGAACACACGGCTGTCCCAGCGCCAGGGATGTTTTCCTGCTGAGATGGAGCCCTCTGCTCCTGCCACCTCCTgagccccctgcctccctggctgGGCTGATGCTCAGAGGACCCGGCAGCTCCTTCAGGGTGACAGGAAGAAAggatggggctggaggcaggACAGGGGTTACAGGAAGTGCCTTTCTTGGAACTCTGCACCAAAATAGCCTGTTCTGTCCCCACTCTAGGTCTCAGTGTCCCACGGGGGAGATAAGTGTCACCAAGGAGACCCTCACCAGGGAGGGGCCTGAGCTGACCTTAATCGGGCTTTGGctcaccacccccttcccctctcctacCTCCACTGGCCCCCACCAAGCCTGCCTCAGGCTCCGCTCCACTTTGAAGTCCTAACATAAATATCATGTCTGCTTGGGTTCCCCTTCCTGGCCTGGTCACAGCCCCCAGACCTGGCTCCCACCCCAGCCAGCCCTGGGGGTGCGTGccgggggagaggagggaggcctGGACCACCCAGGGAAGGGGGCGAGCCAGAGACGCTGGAACAGGAATGGGGAGACAGGGGGCAGACACCAGAGGCGGATAGGGAAGATACGGAAGTGGGCAGAGAACAGAGAGACAGACCTGAAAAACCAACAAGGTGACAAtcctggggacaggggaggagacagagagaccccagagagtGACAGGAGCGCTGTGGACGCCTGActgcagagagggaagagagaggacgAGAAACAGTGCGAGGGACAGTGAGACCCCAGAGATGCCTGGGGCAGCGAGGGggcaggaaaagaagggaaagttCCAGGGTGCAGGTGGAGACGGGGATGCTGACACTGGGTAGCAGAGGGAAGGACACAGGGGCTAACGGGTTCCCAGCATACAGGATTTGCAGTGCTGAGACCAGGAGAGTCCCCAGCAAACTGGGACAAGTTGGTCACCCTCGGTAGCAGGCTTCTGCCAGATGCCTCAGGGACCACAGAGTCCCCACCCTCACAGCCGAAGAGCAGCAGAGGAAGGACAGGAACAGCAAAGGTCCCAGCTGTCCCCTCCTGGGATCCCCAGACTCAGGTAGTCCCTGCTCTGCCTCCATTCTGTGACCAGGGGCAAAGCCTTGTCCCTCTCTGAGCTGGGAGGACACTGAGCAGAGCGGTGGGGCTGGGCCCTTCTAGCTCTGCGGTGGGCTCCAGGACGGCCATCCTTGTGGGCAGATGTGGCCAGATGTTCAGGCCAGGCATTTGCCAGGAGAGGGACTAGGGCCCCAGCTGTGCCCAGGTTGGGCGATCCAGGGGAGCCCTATGTTTCTCCCCTCACAGCTGTGGGCCTGtggggacacacacacatcacCCAGCTGCGTGGACCCTCAGCAATGCCAGCCCCAGGCAAGCACGCACACTCACGTGCACACGGTCGTGTACAGACACCCAGGTACACCCATCAGCACACCCAGGCTCTCTCCGTGGTGGAcgccaccccccagccccctccagctGTCAGAATCCCTTACCCCCAGGGACCAGGCCTGGACACACCCCTTCTCCCCgggccccacctccccccaagcctctccctcccaccccgtcCAGTCCCCAGCACCGCCCCCCTTCCCGCGGTCTCTCCCATCCAGAAGCACACAGGGTGCGGCACCAGCacgtggggaggggaaggaggccaaaattgctgccctccccccagactgccctccctccccacttctgccctgggacctctcccacctcccctcctgcagcTCCCACCCAAGACCAGGCGCCTCCTGCCCACCAGTTGGCCCTTCCTCCTGACAGCCTGAAGGCTGGGGTGGTTTGGGAAGAATTTAGAaatggagggagatggggggatggggacaaaagaaaaaggaggaaaggaggtgaTTTGTACACAAAGCAATGTGCTGGCTCAGCAGCAGACTGTGGCAAGGCTCTAGGACGCCTGCCCAGGGGGCGCCCCCCAATCATCCTCAACCCCCCCATCCTGGCTGTTACACTGGGCTCTCTTCAGGCCAGCCCCTCTGCAGGCcgcctgcacccccacccccacgggcCCACACATTGCATCCAAAACCACTGTCTGGCTTGTCCCAGTAGCTGGAAGACAAGGCTCCTTCTGGGAAAGTGGGCTTCTGTTCTCAAGCCCATCTTGAGGTGAGCTCTCACCCTAAGGGCCACGATCAGAGCAGAGAACTCCAGCCTCCTAACCCACACTGGGAGCAGAGCTTGGTGTCCAGAGCTGTCCCCACCCCTGCTAGGAAGACACCATGGCCTCGGGTCCCAACCAAGAAGACAGATTGTGGTACCAAGGAAGCATCACACATGATCCCTGCT
Above is a genomic segment from Halichoerus grypus chromosome 11, mHalGry1.hap1.1, whole genome shotgun sequence containing:
- the RIN1 gene encoding ras and Rab interactor 1 isoform X6, with protein sequence METPGEPGAGPLGAPSLSNFAPGRPEREKPAEDPPYDVPGASGRQAGGPQRPGRTVSLRERLLLTRPVWLQLRANAAAALHVLRTEPPGTFLVRKSNTRGCQALCVRLPEAGGSSFVSSHYIQESPGGVSLEGSELMFPDLVQLICAYCHTRDILLLPLQLPRAICQAATHKELEAISHLGIEHILEKSLHRSVLKPLRPILAARLRRRLSANGSLGRLAEGLRLARAQGPGAFGSHVSLPSPVEMEQVRQKLLQLLRAYSPSAQVKRLLQACKLLYTALRTHAGEGAGADEFLPLLSLVLAQCDLPELLLEAEYMSELLEPSLLTGEGGYYLTSLSASLALLSGLDQAHTLPLSPSQELQRSLSLWEQRRLPATHSSQHLLRVAYQDPSSGCTSKTLAVPPGASIATLNQLCATKFRVTQPDTFGLFLYKEQGYHRLPPGALAHRLPATGYLVYRRAERPETQGASPGASPEDSSGELEAGGREEEKRGGADGDIQVKAGPGDSRGESETVAERARRAPAQPGGPEAEGSRAAEE
- the RIN1 gene encoding ras and Rab interactor 1 isoform X3 produces the protein METPGEPGAGPLGAPSLSNFAPGRPEREKPAEDPPYDVPGASGRQAGGPQRPGRTVSLRERLLLTRPVWLQLRANAAAALHVLRTEPPGTFLVRKSNTRGCQALCVRLPEAGGSSFVSSHYIQESPGGTSFSSHSSSPEPSARQPPTRNSKPSPIWALEVDCGSPSSSEEEGVPGSRGSPATSPCLGRRRPLLRSMSAAFCSLLAPERKVGRAASALTQDRHTAVGQLVQDLLTQVRAGPEPRELQGVREALSRARAMLSAELGPEKLLPPERLEHILEKSLHRSVLKPLRPILAARLRRRLSANGSLGRLAEGLRLARAQGPGAFGSHVSLPSPVEMEQVRQKLLQLLRAYSPSAQVKRLLQACKLLYTALRTHAGEGAGADEFLPLLSLVLAQCDLPELLLEAEYMSELLEPSLLTGEGGYYLTSLSASLALLSGLDQAHTLPLSPSQELQRSLSLWEQRRLPATHSSQHLLRVAYQDPSSGCTSKTLAVPPGASIATLNQLCATKFRVTQPDTFGLFLYKEQGYHRLPPGALAHRLPATGYLVYRRAERPETQGASPGASPEDSSGELEAGGREEEKRGGADGDIQVKAGPGDSRGESETVAERARRAPAQPGGPEAEGSRAAEE
- the RIN1 gene encoding ras and Rab interactor 1 isoform X1 yields the protein METPGEPGAGPLGAPSLSNFAPGRPEREKPAEDPPYDVPGASGRQAGGPQRPGRTVSLRERLLLTRPVWLQLRANAAAALHVLRTEPPGTFLVRKSNTRGCQALCVRLPEAGGSSFVSSHYIQESPGGVSLEGSELMFPDLVQLICAYCHTRDILLLPLQLPRAICQAATHKELEAISHLGIEFWSSSLNTKAQPGPSEGQLLPRLKPRSPQELDQGTGAALCFFNPLFPGDLGPTKREKFKRSFKVRVSTETSSPLSPPAVPPPPVPVLPGAAPNQTESLPPRQLLRRESSVGYRVPGGARPSLPPLPSLQEVDCGSPSSSEEEGVPGSRGSPATSPCLGRRRPLLRSMSAAFCSLLAPERKVGRAASALTQDRHTAVGQLVQDLLTQVRAGPEPRELQGVREALSRARAMLSAELGPEKLLPPERLEHILEKSLHRSVLKPLRPILAARLRRRLSANGSLGRLAEGLRLARAQGPGAFGSHVSLPSPVEMEQVRQKLLQLLRAYSPSAQVKRLLQACKLLYTALRTHAGEGAGADEFLPLLSLVLAQCDLPELLLEAEYMSELLEPSLLTGEGGYYLTSLSASLALLSGLDQAHTLPLSPSQELQRSLSLWEQRRLPATHSSQHLLRVAYQDPSSGCTSKTLAVPPGASIATLNQLCATKFRVTQPDTFGLFLYKEQGYHRLPPGALAHRLPATGYLVYRRAERPETQGASPGASPEDSSGELEAGGREEEKRGGADGDIQVKAGPGDSRGESETVAERARRAPAQPGGPEAEGSRAAEE
- the RIN1 gene encoding ras and Rab interactor 1 isoform X2, which gives rise to METPGEPGAGPLGAPSLSNFAPGRPEREKPAEDPPYDVPGASGRQAGGPQRPGRTVSLRERLLLTRPVWLQLRANAAAALHVLRTEPPGTFLVRKSNTRGCQALCVRLPEAGGSSFVSSHYIQESPGGVSLEGSELMFPDLVQLICAYCHTRDILLLPLQLPRAICQAATHKELEAISHLGIEFWSSSLNTKAQPGPSEGQLLPRLKPRSPQELDQGTGAALCFFNPLFPGDLGPTKREKFKRSFKVRVSTETSSPLSPPAVPPPPVPVLPGAAPNQTESLPPRQLLRRESSVGYRVPGGARPSLPPLPSLQEVDCGSPSSSEEEGVPGSRGSPATSPCLGRRRPLLRSMSAAFCSLLAPERKVGRAASALTQDRHTAVGQLVQDLLTQVRAGPEPRELQGVREALSRARAMLSAELGPEKLLPPERLEHILEKSLHRSVLKPLRPILAARLRRRLSANGSLGRLAEGLRLARAQGPGAFGSHVSLPSPVEMEQVRQKLLQLLRAYSPSAQVKRLLQACKLLYTALRTHAGGYYLTSLSASLALLSGLDQAHTLPLSPSQELQRSLSLWEQRRLPATHSSQHLLRVAYQDPSSGCTSKTLAVPPGASIATLNQLCATKFRVTQPDTFGLFLYKEQGYHRLPPGALAHRLPATGYLVYRRAERPETQGASPGASPEDSSGELEAGGREEEKRGGADGDIQVKAGPGDSRGESETVAERARRAPAQPGGPEAEGSRAAEE
- the RIN1 gene encoding ras and Rab interactor 1 isoform X5, which codes for METPGEPGAGPLGAPSLSNFAPGRPEREKPAEDPPYDVPGASGRQAGGPQRPGRTVSLRERLLLTRPVWLQLRANAAAALHVLRTEPPGTFLVRKSNTRGCQALCVRLPEAGGSSFVSSHYIQESPGGVSLEGSELMFPDLVQLICAYCHTRDILLLPLQLPRAICQAATHKELEAISHLGIGGRLRLPQQLGRGGGAGFPGKPSDLPLPGPPAAPASVHERCLLLPAGTRAEGGPGSLGADAGPTHGCGPAGAGPTDPEHILEKSLHRSVLKPLRPILAARLRRRLSANGSLGRLAEGLRLARAQGPGAFGSHVSLPSPVEMEQVRQKLLQLLRAYSPSAQVKRLLQACKLLYTALRTHAGEGAGADEFLPLLSLVLAQCDLPELLLEAEYMSELLEPSLLTGEGGYYLTSLSASLALLSGLDQAHTLPLSPSQELQRSLSLWEQRRLPATHSSQHLLRVAYQDPSSGCTSKTLAVPPGASIATLNQLCATKFRVTQPDTFGLFLYKEQGYHRLPPGALAHRLPATGYLVYRRAERPETQGASPGASPEDSSGELEAGGREEEKRGGADGDIQVKAGPGDSRGESETVAERARRAPAQPGGPEAEGSRAAEE
- the RIN1 gene encoding ras and Rab interactor 1 isoform X4 — encoded protein: METPGEPGAGPLGAPSLSNFAPGRPEREKPAEDPPYDVPGASGRQAGGPQRPGRTVSLRERLLLTRPVWLQLRANAAAALHVLRTEPPGASPWRAQSSCSQTWSSSSAPTAIPGTSFSSHSSSPEPSARQPPTRNSKPSPIWALEVDCGSPSSSEEEGVPGSRGSPATSPCLGRRRPLLRSMSAAFCSLLAPERKVGRAASALTQDRHTAVGQLVQDLLTQVRAGPEPRELQGVREALSRARAMLSAELGPEKLLPPERLEHILEKSLHRSVLKPLRPILAARLRRRLSANGSLGRLAEGLRLARAQGPGAFGSHVSLPSPVEMEQVRQKLLQLLRAYSPSAQVKRLLQACKLLYTALRTHAGEGAGADEFLPLLSLVLAQCDLPELLLEAEYMSELLEPSLLTGEGGYYLTSLSASLALLSGLDQAHTLPLSPSQELQRSLSLWEQRRLPATHSSQHLLRVAYQDPSSGCTSKTLAVPPGASIATLNQLCATKFRVTQPDTFGLFLYKEQGYHRLPPGALAHRLPATGYLVYRRAERPETQGASPGASPEDSSGELEAGGREEEKRGGADGDIQVKAGPGDSRGESETVAERARRAPAQPGGPEAEGSRAAEE